In the Osmerus eperlanus chromosome 27, fOsmEpe2.1, whole genome shotgun sequence genome, one interval contains:
- the fnip1 gene encoding folliculin-interacting protein 1 isoform X4, which translates to MAPTLFQKLFNKRNAFSPPPRCNKEDPAFSWPSPQLEPSQVRLIVYQDCERRGRNVLFDSNAKKRSPDEPPSSGPRCSSDANMLGEMMFGSVAMSYKGSTLKIHQIRSPPQLMLSKVFTARTGSSVYGSLNTLQDSLEFMSQDPNTLRPDQNTGTNSLLGFSQLSSPRRAFSEQGPLRLIKSASFFSGHSNPMDMPGRSLYDERDSGIARSASLSSLLITPFPSPGSSLTSSSCASSYQRRWLRSQTTSLENGVFPRWSVEESFNMSDESGGASLGVARKKKIAIGVIFLLSQDEEENNKFQDFFFSHFPLFESHMNKLKSAIEMAMKMSRRSADASQRALAYSRMVDGLNEFRTTICNLYTMPRVVEPVWLTMMSGAPEKTLLCAQFMKELSQLLEQASKNQFLPALLTAILTNHLAWVPTVMPNGQPPIKIFLEKHSSQSVDMLAKTHPYNPLWAQLGDLYGAIGSPVRLSRTVVLGRRQDLVQRLLYVLTYFIRCSELLETHLLDSHEDEAIVIPGSLITTSLRRGEVEESEYVLITVHKPSGDYLSQGAQGQETVVAGAQAGPGAEPGPGIGAEPEPEVREGDRDCSYPSSDNSLQNSTYTDMEELSTVTPPPKKYEEEEDGSQSSRISVLHSVSRTVEAGETEAVSSLGQGPRRESSSPSGVEAKQEMVVHVGSASPREHACVLGAEPKASLEISQQQMEAGVVEVTETGPTKVFRPSGIPMEKKPPDKNLPLPVPVPGSFHGPAVFLSEGEEEEPATKVTFLIGDSMSPDSDTESRGRKMEEEMRKLKKHRQQQQQLLKQEQQRGSSGGHRGGGAGREVESKTIQLAVDQTKTKEAGGKDSTLLRVTSKMPQWVPHTSEECMDLFDEYFSDDNPVETRTIDDLAKQCREVGGTDKIQKELLDPSGVTGKGVRGQGNNEGPDRCRCGSMDPWGPSSCGHCTAEKDREIIISVTGPQEDRGEPRKTAPSGEWEIPRNESSDSALGDSESEDTSQETHRNNDSYYTGETDQDDWQEEVVVPFPGAKLVENFSKPSIANFGRSLFGGYCPTYVPDFVLHGLPSDDKLKQGLMADLDHAVQHPVLDEPIAEAVCIIADTDKWTVQVASSQRRPTDTNKLGKEVLVSSLVSSLLQSTNQLYKLNLSPNFCVMHLEDRLQEIYFKSRMLAEYLKGQTRVHVKELGMVLGIESSDLPLLAAVASTHSPYVAQILL; encoded by the exons GGCCCTCGTTGCTCCTCTGATGCCAACATGCTGGGGGAGATGATGTTTGGCTCCGTGGCCATGAGCTACAAGGGCTCCACGCTAAAGATTCACCAGATCag GTCACCTCCCCAGCTGATGCTGAGTAAGGTGTTCACAGCCAGGACAGGGAGCAGTGTGTATGGCAGTCTCAACAC GTTACAGGACAGCCTGGAGTTCATGAGTCAGGACCCCAACACTCTCAGGCCAGATCAGAACACTGGGACCAACAGTCTCCTAG gtttCTCTCAGCTCAGCAGCCCTCGTCGGGCCTTCTCAGAGCAGGGTCCTCTACGCCTCATCAAGAGCGCCTCTTTCTTTTCAG GCCACAGTAACCCCATGGACATGCCAGGCAGAAGTCTGTatgatgagagagacagtggcatTGCCAGATCAG cATCTCTTAGCAGCCTCCTCATTACTCCGTTCCCGTCTCCTGGCTCATCCCTCACCAGCAGTAGCTGTGCCAGCAGCTACCAGAGACGCTGGCTCCGCAGCCAGACCACCAGCCTGGAGAATGGAGTCTTCCCCCGGTG GTCAGTGGAGGAGAGCTTCAACATGTCGGACGAGAGTGGCGGTGCGAGCCTGGGCGTGGCAAGGAAGAAGAAGATCGCCATTGGTGTCATCTTTCTCCTGTCTCAGGACGAAGAGGAGAACAACAAGTTCCAGGACTTCTTCTTCTCTCATTTCCCACTCTTTGAGAGTCATATGAACAAGCTGAAGAGTGCCATCGAGATG GCCATGAAGATGAGCCGACGGTCAGCTGATGCCAGTCAGAGGGCCCTGGCTTACAGCCGCATGGTGGACGGCCTCAATGAGTtcag GACGACCATCTGTAACTTGTACACCATGCCCCGTGTGGTTGAGCCTGTCTGGCTCACCATGATGTCTGGAGCCCCCGAGAAGACCCTGCTGTGTGCCCAGTTCATGAAGGAGCTGTCCCAGCTCCTGGAGCAGGCCTCCAAGAACCA gtttctccctgccctcctgacGGCCATCCTTACCAATCACCTGGCCTGGGTTCCCACGGTGATGCCCAATGGGCAACCACCAATCAAGATCTTTTTAGAGAAGCACTCGTCCCAGAGTGTGGACATGCTGGCCAAGACACACCCCTACAACCCTCTCTGGGCACAGCTAG GCGACCTTTATGGGGCCATCGGTTCTCCAGTGCGTCTGTCCAGGACGGTGGTTTTGGGCCGGCGGCAGGACCTGGTCCAGAGACTCCTCTATGTCCTCACTTACTTCATCCGCTGCTCTGAGCTGCTGGAGACCCACCTGCTAGACAGCCACGAGGATGAGGCTATTGTCATCCCTGGCTCACTCATCACCACCTCTCTGCGacgtggagaggtggaggagtccGAGTACGTCCTGATCACCGTCCACAAGCCCAGTGGGGACTACCTCAGCCAGGGAGCCCAGGGACAGGAGACGGTGGTAGCTGGAGCtcaggctgggcctggggctgaaCCTGGGCCTGGAATTGGAGCTGAGCCCGAACCAGAGGTCCGTGAAGGAGACAGAGACTGTAGCTACCCCTCCTCAGACAACAGCCTGCAGAACAGCACATACACGGACATGGAGGAGCTGAGtacagtcacccccccccccaagaaatacgaggaagaggaggacggcAGCCAGAGCTCTAGGATCAGTGTTCTCCATTCCGTCTCACGGAcagtggaggctggggagacgGAGGCCGTGTCTAGTCTAGGTCAAGGCCCCCGGAGagagtcctccagcccctctggTGTGGAGGCAAAGCAGGAGATGGTGGTGCACGTGGGCTCTGCCTCCCCCAGGGAGCACGCATGCGTGCTGGGTGCTGAGCCTAAGGCGAGTCTGGAAATCAGTCAACAACAGATGGAGGCTGGAGTGGTTGAGGTCACTGAGACTGGGCCCACCAAGGTGTTTAGACCCTCAGGCATACCTATGGAGAAGAAGCCCCCCGACAAGAACCTGCCCCTGCCGGTACCGGTACCGGGCTCCTTCCACGGCCCGGCGGTCTTTTTgtcagagggggaagaggaggagccagcCACTAAGGTGACCTTTCTGATTGGTGACTCAATGTCACCTGACTCTGACACGGAGAGTCgtgggaggaagatggaggaggaaatgaggaagcttaaaaaacacagacaacaacaacagcaactccTCAAACAAGaacagcagagggggagcagtggagggcacagagggggaggagccggtAGGGAGGTGGAGTCAAAGACTATCCAATTAGCAGTGGACCAAACCAAGAccaaggaggcaggggggaaggACAGCACTCTGCTGCGGGTGACCAGTAAGATGCCCCAGTGGGTACCTCACACCAGTGAGGAGTGCATGGATCTGTTCGACGAGTACTTCAGCGACGACAACCCCGTGGAAACCAGGACCATTGACGACCTTGCCAAGCAATGCCGAGAGGTGGGAGGCACGGACAAAATCCAGAAGGAGCTGCTGGACCCCTCGGGGGTGACAGGGAAAGGAGTCAGAGGCCAGGGAAACAATGAGGGTCCAGACAGGTGCCGTTGTGGTTCCATGGACCCTTGGGGACCTAGTAGCTGTGGACACTGCACAGCGGAAAAGGACCGGGAAATCATCATATCCGTCACGGGGCCCCAGGAGGACCGTGGCGAGCCCAGGAAGACTGCGCCGTCCGGCGAGTGGGAGATCCCCAGGAACGAGAGCTCGGACAGCGCTCTGGGCGACAGTGAGAGTGAGGACACCAGtcaggaaacacacaggaacaacgACAGCTACTACACTGGGGAAACGGACCAGGACGActggcaggaggaggtggtggtccCCTTCCCTGG GGCGAAGCTGGTGGAGAACTTCTCCAAACCCAGCATTGCCAACTTCGGCCGGTCGCTGTTTGGAGGGTACTGTCCCACTTACGTGCCTGACTTTGTCCTGCACGGTCTCCCTAGCGACGACAAGCTGAAGCAGGGCCTCATGGCTGACCTTGACCATGCTGTGCAG CACCCAGTGCTGGACGAGCCCATAGCGGAAGCTGTGTGCATCATAGCGGATACGGACAAGTGGACGGTTCAGGTGGCCAGCAGCCAGAGGAGGCCCACGGACACCAATAAGCTGGGGAAGGAGGTGCTGGTGTCTAGCCTGGTGTCCAGCCTGCTGCAGTCCACTAACCAGCTCTACAAACTCAACCTCTCACCCAACTTT tGTGTGATGCACCTTGAAGATCGTCTGCAGGAGATCTACTTCAAGAGCAGGATGCTGGCAGAGTATCTGAAGGGTCAGACTAGGGTCCATGTCAAGGAGCTGGGAATGGTGCTGGG GATCGAGTCCAGTGACCTGCCCTTGCTGGCAGCAGTAGCCAGCACTCACTCTCCCTACGTGGCTCAAATCCTGCTCTAG
- the fnip1 gene encoding folliculin-interacting protein 1 isoform X3: MAPTLFQKLFNKRNAFSPPPRCNKEDPAFSWPSPQLEPSQVRLIVYQDCERRGRNVLFDSNAKKRSPDEPPSSKVCGEGEGKVFGRCCQLRPTGGSSSSLESTSSCASEPRDQGLRFQGPRCSSDANMLGEMMFGSVAMSYKGSTLKIHQIRSPPQLMLSKVFTARTGSSVYGSLNTLQDSLEFMSQDPNTLRPDQNTGTNSLLGHSNPMDMPGRSLYDERDSGIARSASLSSLLITPFPSPGSSLTSSSCASSYQRRWLRSQTTSLENGVFPRWSVEESFNMSDESGGASLGVARKKKIAIGVIFLLSQDEEENNKFQDFFFSHFPLFESHMNKLKSAIEMAMKMSRRSADASQRALAYSRMVDGLNEFRTTICNLYTMPRVVEPVWLTMMSGAPEKTLLCAQFMKELSQLLEQASKNQFLPALLTAILTNHLAWVPTVMPNGQPPIKIFLEKHSSQSVDMLAKTHPYNPLWAQLGDLYGAIGSPVRLSRTVVLGRRQDLVQRLLYVLTYFIRCSELLETHLLDSHEDEAIVIPGSLITTSLRRGEVEESEYVLITVHKPSGDYLSQGAQGQETVVAGAQAGPGAEPGPGIGAEPEPEVREGDRDCSYPSSDNSLQNSTYTDMEELSTVTPPPKKYEEEEDGSQSSRISVLHSVSRTVEAGETEAVSSLGQGPRRESSSPSGVEAKQEMVVHVGSASPREHACVLGAEPKASLEISQQQMEAGVVEVTETGPTKVFRPSGIPMEKKPPDKNLPLPVPVPGSFHGPAVFLSEGEEEEPATKVTFLIGDSMSPDSDTESRGRKMEEEMRKLKKHRQQQQQLLKQEQQRGSSGGHRGGGAGREVESKTIQLAVDQTKTKEAGGKDSTLLRVTSKMPQWVPHTSEECMDLFDEYFSDDNPVETRTIDDLAKQCREVGGTDKIQKELLDPSGVTGKGVRGQGNNEGPDRCRCGSMDPWGPSSCGHCTAEKDREIIISVTGPQEDRGEPRKTAPSGEWEIPRNESSDSALGDSESEDTSQETHRNNDSYYTGETDQDDWQEEVVVPFPGAKLVENFSKPSIANFGRSLFGGYCPTYVPDFVLHGLPSDDKLKQGLMADLDHAVQHPVLDEPIAEAVCIIADTDKWTVQVASSQRRPTDTNKLGKEVLVSSLVSSLLQSTNQLYKLNLSPNFCVMHLEDRLQEIYFKSRMLAEYLKGQTRVHVKELGMVLGIESSDLPLLAAVASTHSPYVAQILL; encoded by the exons aaggtgtgtggagagggcgAGGGGAAGGTCTTTGGGAGATGTTGTCAGCTGAGGCCTACaggaggctcctcctcctcccttgaaAGCACCTCCTCCTGCGCCTCTGAGCCTCGCGACCAGGGCCTCCGATTCCAG GGCCCTCGTTGCTCCTCTGATGCCAACATGCTGGGGGAGATGATGTTTGGCTCCGTGGCCATGAGCTACAAGGGCTCCACGCTAAAGATTCACCAGATCag GTCACCTCCCCAGCTGATGCTGAGTAAGGTGTTCACAGCCAGGACAGGGAGCAGTGTGTATGGCAGTCTCAACAC GTTACAGGACAGCCTGGAGTTCATGAGTCAGGACCCCAACACTCTCAGGCCAGATCAGAACACTGGGACCAACAGTCTCCTAG GCCACAGTAACCCCATGGACATGCCAGGCAGAAGTCTGTatgatgagagagacagtggcatTGCCAGATCAG cATCTCTTAGCAGCCTCCTCATTACTCCGTTCCCGTCTCCTGGCTCATCCCTCACCAGCAGTAGCTGTGCCAGCAGCTACCAGAGACGCTGGCTCCGCAGCCAGACCACCAGCCTGGAGAATGGAGTCTTCCCCCGGTG GTCAGTGGAGGAGAGCTTCAACATGTCGGACGAGAGTGGCGGTGCGAGCCTGGGCGTGGCAAGGAAGAAGAAGATCGCCATTGGTGTCATCTTTCTCCTGTCTCAGGACGAAGAGGAGAACAACAAGTTCCAGGACTTCTTCTTCTCTCATTTCCCACTCTTTGAGAGTCATATGAACAAGCTGAAGAGTGCCATCGAGATG GCCATGAAGATGAGCCGACGGTCAGCTGATGCCAGTCAGAGGGCCCTGGCTTACAGCCGCATGGTGGACGGCCTCAATGAGTtcag GACGACCATCTGTAACTTGTACACCATGCCCCGTGTGGTTGAGCCTGTCTGGCTCACCATGATGTCTGGAGCCCCCGAGAAGACCCTGCTGTGTGCCCAGTTCATGAAGGAGCTGTCCCAGCTCCTGGAGCAGGCCTCCAAGAACCA gtttctccctgccctcctgacGGCCATCCTTACCAATCACCTGGCCTGGGTTCCCACGGTGATGCCCAATGGGCAACCACCAATCAAGATCTTTTTAGAGAAGCACTCGTCCCAGAGTGTGGACATGCTGGCCAAGACACACCCCTACAACCCTCTCTGGGCACAGCTAG GCGACCTTTATGGGGCCATCGGTTCTCCAGTGCGTCTGTCCAGGACGGTGGTTTTGGGCCGGCGGCAGGACCTGGTCCAGAGACTCCTCTATGTCCTCACTTACTTCATCCGCTGCTCTGAGCTGCTGGAGACCCACCTGCTAGACAGCCACGAGGATGAGGCTATTGTCATCCCTGGCTCACTCATCACCACCTCTCTGCGacgtggagaggtggaggagtccGAGTACGTCCTGATCACCGTCCACAAGCCCAGTGGGGACTACCTCAGCCAGGGAGCCCAGGGACAGGAGACGGTGGTAGCTGGAGCtcaggctgggcctggggctgaaCCTGGGCCTGGAATTGGAGCTGAGCCCGAACCAGAGGTCCGTGAAGGAGACAGAGACTGTAGCTACCCCTCCTCAGACAACAGCCTGCAGAACAGCACATACACGGACATGGAGGAGCTGAGtacagtcacccccccccccaagaaatacgaggaagaggaggacggcAGCCAGAGCTCTAGGATCAGTGTTCTCCATTCCGTCTCACGGAcagtggaggctggggagacgGAGGCCGTGTCTAGTCTAGGTCAAGGCCCCCGGAGagagtcctccagcccctctggTGTGGAGGCAAAGCAGGAGATGGTGGTGCACGTGGGCTCTGCCTCCCCCAGGGAGCACGCATGCGTGCTGGGTGCTGAGCCTAAGGCGAGTCTGGAAATCAGTCAACAACAGATGGAGGCTGGAGTGGTTGAGGTCACTGAGACTGGGCCCACCAAGGTGTTTAGACCCTCAGGCATACCTATGGAGAAGAAGCCCCCCGACAAGAACCTGCCCCTGCCGGTACCGGTACCGGGCTCCTTCCACGGCCCGGCGGTCTTTTTgtcagagggggaagaggaggagccagcCACTAAGGTGACCTTTCTGATTGGTGACTCAATGTCACCTGACTCTGACACGGAGAGTCgtgggaggaagatggaggaggaaatgaggaagcttaaaaaacacagacaacaacaacagcaactccTCAAACAAGaacagcagagggggagcagtggagggcacagagggggaggagccggtAGGGAGGTGGAGTCAAAGACTATCCAATTAGCAGTGGACCAAACCAAGAccaaggaggcaggggggaaggACAGCACTCTGCTGCGGGTGACCAGTAAGATGCCCCAGTGGGTACCTCACACCAGTGAGGAGTGCATGGATCTGTTCGACGAGTACTTCAGCGACGACAACCCCGTGGAAACCAGGACCATTGACGACCTTGCCAAGCAATGCCGAGAGGTGGGAGGCACGGACAAAATCCAGAAGGAGCTGCTGGACCCCTCGGGGGTGACAGGGAAAGGAGTCAGAGGCCAGGGAAACAATGAGGGTCCAGACAGGTGCCGTTGTGGTTCCATGGACCCTTGGGGACCTAGTAGCTGTGGACACTGCACAGCGGAAAAGGACCGGGAAATCATCATATCCGTCACGGGGCCCCAGGAGGACCGTGGCGAGCCCAGGAAGACTGCGCCGTCCGGCGAGTGGGAGATCCCCAGGAACGAGAGCTCGGACAGCGCTCTGGGCGACAGTGAGAGTGAGGACACCAGtcaggaaacacacaggaacaacgACAGCTACTACACTGGGGAAACGGACCAGGACGActggcaggaggaggtggtggtccCCTTCCCTGG GGCGAAGCTGGTGGAGAACTTCTCCAAACCCAGCATTGCCAACTTCGGCCGGTCGCTGTTTGGAGGGTACTGTCCCACTTACGTGCCTGACTTTGTCCTGCACGGTCTCCCTAGCGACGACAAGCTGAAGCAGGGCCTCATGGCTGACCTTGACCATGCTGTGCAG CACCCAGTGCTGGACGAGCCCATAGCGGAAGCTGTGTGCATCATAGCGGATACGGACAAGTGGACGGTTCAGGTGGCCAGCAGCCAGAGGAGGCCCACGGACACCAATAAGCTGGGGAAGGAGGTGCTGGTGTCTAGCCTGGTGTCCAGCCTGCTGCAGTCCACTAACCAGCTCTACAAACTCAACCTCTCACCCAACTTT tGTGTGATGCACCTTGAAGATCGTCTGCAGGAGATCTACTTCAAGAGCAGGATGCTGGCAGAGTATCTGAAGGGTCAGACTAGGGTCCATGTCAAGGAGCTGGGAATGGTGCTGGG GATCGAGTCCAGTGACCTGCCCTTGCTGGCAGCAGTAGCCAGCACTCACTCTCCCTACGTGGCTCAAATCCTGCTCTAG
- the fnip1 gene encoding folliculin-interacting protein 1 isoform X1 codes for MAPTLFQKLFNKRNAFSPPPRCNKEDPAFSWPSPQLEPSQVRLIVYQDCERRGRNVLFDSNAKKRSPDEPPSSKVCGEGEGKVFGRCCQLRPTGGSSSSLESTSSCASEPRDQGLRFQGPRCSSDANMLGEMMFGSVAMSYKGSTLKIHQIRSPPQLMLSKVFTARTGSSVYGSLNTLQDSLEFMSQDPNTLRPDQNTGTNSLLGFSQLSSPRRAFSEQGPLRLIKSASFFSGHSNPMDMPGRSLYDERDSGIARSASLSSLLITPFPSPGSSLTSSSCASSYQRRWLRSQTTSLENGVFPRWSVEESFNMSDESGGASLGVARKKKIAIGVIFLLSQDEEENNKFQDFFFSHFPLFESHMNKLKSAIEMAMKMSRRSADASQRALAYSRMVDGLNEFRTTICNLYTMPRVVEPVWLTMMSGAPEKTLLCAQFMKELSQLLEQASKNQFLPALLTAILTNHLAWVPTVMPNGQPPIKIFLEKHSSQSVDMLAKTHPYNPLWAQLGDLYGAIGSPVRLSRTVVLGRRQDLVQRLLYVLTYFIRCSELLETHLLDSHEDEAIVIPGSLITTSLRRGEVEESEYVLITVHKPSGDYLSQGAQGQETVVAGAQAGPGAEPGPGIGAEPEPEVREGDRDCSYPSSDNSLQNSTYTDMEELSTVTPPPKKYEEEEDGSQSSRISVLHSVSRTVEAGETEAVSSLGQGPRRESSSPSGVEAKQEMVVHVGSASPREHACVLGAEPKASLEISQQQMEAGVVEVTETGPTKVFRPSGIPMEKKPPDKNLPLPVPVPGSFHGPAVFLSEGEEEEPATKVTFLIGDSMSPDSDTESRGRKMEEEMRKLKKHRQQQQQLLKQEQQRGSSGGHRGGGAGREVESKTIQLAVDQTKTKEAGGKDSTLLRVTSKMPQWVPHTSEECMDLFDEYFSDDNPVETRTIDDLAKQCREVGGTDKIQKELLDPSGVTGKGVRGQGNNEGPDRCRCGSMDPWGPSSCGHCTAEKDREIIISVTGPQEDRGEPRKTAPSGEWEIPRNESSDSALGDSESEDTSQETHRNNDSYYTGETDQDDWQEEVVVPFPGAKLVENFSKPSIANFGRSLFGGYCPTYVPDFVLHGLPSDDKLKQGLMADLDHAVQHPVLDEPIAEAVCIIADTDKWTVQVASSQRRPTDTNKLGKEVLVSSLVSSLLQSTNQLYKLNLSPNFCVMHLEDRLQEIYFKSRMLAEYLKGQTRVHVKELGMVLGIESSDLPLLAAVASTHSPYVAQILL; via the exons aaggtgtgtggagagggcgAGGGGAAGGTCTTTGGGAGATGTTGTCAGCTGAGGCCTACaggaggctcctcctcctcccttgaaAGCACCTCCTCCTGCGCCTCTGAGCCTCGCGACCAGGGCCTCCGATTCCAG GGCCCTCGTTGCTCCTCTGATGCCAACATGCTGGGGGAGATGATGTTTGGCTCCGTGGCCATGAGCTACAAGGGCTCCACGCTAAAGATTCACCAGATCag GTCACCTCCCCAGCTGATGCTGAGTAAGGTGTTCACAGCCAGGACAGGGAGCAGTGTGTATGGCAGTCTCAACAC GTTACAGGACAGCCTGGAGTTCATGAGTCAGGACCCCAACACTCTCAGGCCAGATCAGAACACTGGGACCAACAGTCTCCTAG gtttCTCTCAGCTCAGCAGCCCTCGTCGGGCCTTCTCAGAGCAGGGTCCTCTACGCCTCATCAAGAGCGCCTCTTTCTTTTCAG GCCACAGTAACCCCATGGACATGCCAGGCAGAAGTCTGTatgatgagagagacagtggcatTGCCAGATCAG cATCTCTTAGCAGCCTCCTCATTACTCCGTTCCCGTCTCCTGGCTCATCCCTCACCAGCAGTAGCTGTGCCAGCAGCTACCAGAGACGCTGGCTCCGCAGCCAGACCACCAGCCTGGAGAATGGAGTCTTCCCCCGGTG GTCAGTGGAGGAGAGCTTCAACATGTCGGACGAGAGTGGCGGTGCGAGCCTGGGCGTGGCAAGGAAGAAGAAGATCGCCATTGGTGTCATCTTTCTCCTGTCTCAGGACGAAGAGGAGAACAACAAGTTCCAGGACTTCTTCTTCTCTCATTTCCCACTCTTTGAGAGTCATATGAACAAGCTGAAGAGTGCCATCGAGATG GCCATGAAGATGAGCCGACGGTCAGCTGATGCCAGTCAGAGGGCCCTGGCTTACAGCCGCATGGTGGACGGCCTCAATGAGTtcag GACGACCATCTGTAACTTGTACACCATGCCCCGTGTGGTTGAGCCTGTCTGGCTCACCATGATGTCTGGAGCCCCCGAGAAGACCCTGCTGTGTGCCCAGTTCATGAAGGAGCTGTCCCAGCTCCTGGAGCAGGCCTCCAAGAACCA gtttctccctgccctcctgacGGCCATCCTTACCAATCACCTGGCCTGGGTTCCCACGGTGATGCCCAATGGGCAACCACCAATCAAGATCTTTTTAGAGAAGCACTCGTCCCAGAGTGTGGACATGCTGGCCAAGACACACCCCTACAACCCTCTCTGGGCACAGCTAG GCGACCTTTATGGGGCCATCGGTTCTCCAGTGCGTCTGTCCAGGACGGTGGTTTTGGGCCGGCGGCAGGACCTGGTCCAGAGACTCCTCTATGTCCTCACTTACTTCATCCGCTGCTCTGAGCTGCTGGAGACCCACCTGCTAGACAGCCACGAGGATGAGGCTATTGTCATCCCTGGCTCACTCATCACCACCTCTCTGCGacgtggagaggtggaggagtccGAGTACGTCCTGATCACCGTCCACAAGCCCAGTGGGGACTACCTCAGCCAGGGAGCCCAGGGACAGGAGACGGTGGTAGCTGGAGCtcaggctgggcctggggctgaaCCTGGGCCTGGAATTGGAGCTGAGCCCGAACCAGAGGTCCGTGAAGGAGACAGAGACTGTAGCTACCCCTCCTCAGACAACAGCCTGCAGAACAGCACATACACGGACATGGAGGAGCTGAGtacagtcacccccccccccaagaaatacgaggaagaggaggacggcAGCCAGAGCTCTAGGATCAGTGTTCTCCATTCCGTCTCACGGAcagtggaggctggggagacgGAGGCCGTGTCTAGTCTAGGTCAAGGCCCCCGGAGagagtcctccagcccctctggTGTGGAGGCAAAGCAGGAGATGGTGGTGCACGTGGGCTCTGCCTCCCCCAGGGAGCACGCATGCGTGCTGGGTGCTGAGCCTAAGGCGAGTCTGGAAATCAGTCAACAACAGATGGAGGCTGGAGTGGTTGAGGTCACTGAGACTGGGCCCACCAAGGTGTTTAGACCCTCAGGCATACCTATGGAGAAGAAGCCCCCCGACAAGAACCTGCCCCTGCCGGTACCGGTACCGGGCTCCTTCCACGGCCCGGCGGTCTTTTTgtcagagggggaagaggaggagccagcCACTAAGGTGACCTTTCTGATTGGTGACTCAATGTCACCTGACTCTGACACGGAGAGTCgtgggaggaagatggaggaggaaatgaggaagcttaaaaaacacagacaacaacaacagcaactccTCAAACAAGaacagcagagggggagcagtggagggcacagagggggaggagccggtAGGGAGGTGGAGTCAAAGACTATCCAATTAGCAGTGGACCAAACCAAGAccaaggaggcaggggggaaggACAGCACTCTGCTGCGGGTGACCAGTAAGATGCCCCAGTGGGTACCTCACACCAGTGAGGAGTGCATGGATCTGTTCGACGAGTACTTCAGCGACGACAACCCCGTGGAAACCAGGACCATTGACGACCTTGCCAAGCAATGCCGAGAGGTGGGAGGCACGGACAAAATCCAGAAGGAGCTGCTGGACCCCTCGGGGGTGACAGGGAAAGGAGTCAGAGGCCAGGGAAACAATGAGGGTCCAGACAGGTGCCGTTGTGGTTCCATGGACCCTTGGGGACCTAGTAGCTGTGGACACTGCACAGCGGAAAAGGACCGGGAAATCATCATATCCGTCACGGGGCCCCAGGAGGACCGTGGCGAGCCCAGGAAGACTGCGCCGTCCGGCGAGTGGGAGATCCCCAGGAACGAGAGCTCGGACAGCGCTCTGGGCGACAGTGAGAGTGAGGACACCAGtcaggaaacacacaggaacaacgACAGCTACTACACTGGGGAAACGGACCAGGACGActggcaggaggaggtggtggtccCCTTCCCTGG GGCGAAGCTGGTGGAGAACTTCTCCAAACCCAGCATTGCCAACTTCGGCCGGTCGCTGTTTGGAGGGTACTGTCCCACTTACGTGCCTGACTTTGTCCTGCACGGTCTCCCTAGCGACGACAAGCTGAAGCAGGGCCTCATGGCTGACCTTGACCATGCTGTGCAG CACCCAGTGCTGGACGAGCCCATAGCGGAAGCTGTGTGCATCATAGCGGATACGGACAAGTGGACGGTTCAGGTGGCCAGCAGCCAGAGGAGGCCCACGGACACCAATAAGCTGGGGAAGGAGGTGCTGGTGTCTAGCCTGGTGTCCAGCCTGCTGCAGTCCACTAACCAGCTCTACAAACTCAACCTCTCACCCAACTTT tGTGTGATGCACCTTGAAGATCGTCTGCAGGAGATCTACTTCAAGAGCAGGATGCTGGCAGAGTATCTGAAGGGTCAGACTAGGGTCCATGTCAAGGAGCTGGGAATGGTGCTGGG GATCGAGTCCAGTGACCTGCCCTTGCTGGCAGCAGTAGCCAGCACTCACTCTCCCTACGTGGCTCAAATCCTGCTCTAG